In Sutterella faecalis, a genomic segment contains:
- a CDS encoding symmetrical bis(5'-nucleosyl)-tetraphosphatase — protein MARELFAIGDLQGCLESLKGLLEQIPEDAELLFLGDIVNRGPESLETLRFVKNLGNRADTLLGNHDLHLLAVAAGAGSVHRRDTISDILSAPDRDELIEWLRARPLMIERDGITFVHAGINPAWDLPTARMLAREAEKHLAGRHWKEALAGMYGGTQWDPDLKGEARMRAILNGFTRIRFVDRETGELDFDQKEGTGKAPPNLMPWFDYPLRKTAGTPVCFGHWSTLGLINRPDLMAIDTGCLWGGELTALRIRDRRIFTEKCPCWADPKAYS, from the coding sequence ATGGCGCGCGAACTTTTCGCGATCGGAGATCTTCAGGGATGTCTGGAAAGTTTAAAAGGACTGCTCGAGCAGATCCCCGAAGACGCCGAACTTCTTTTTCTCGGCGACATTGTGAACCGCGGCCCGGAATCTCTTGAAACTCTGCGGTTTGTGAAGAATCTCGGAAACCGGGCCGACACGCTGCTCGGAAACCACGACCTTCATCTTCTCGCCGTTGCCGCCGGCGCCGGCAGCGTTCATCGCCGAGACACCATCTCCGACATTCTGTCGGCTCCCGACCGCGACGAGCTCATTGAGTGGCTGCGCGCCCGGCCGCTCATGATTGAGCGGGACGGCATCACTTTCGTTCATGCGGGCATCAATCCCGCCTGGGATCTGCCGACCGCAAGAATGCTCGCGCGGGAAGCAGAAAAACACCTTGCCGGCCGTCACTGGAAGGAGGCCCTTGCCGGCATGTACGGCGGCACGCAATGGGATCCGGATCTCAAAGGCGAAGCGCGCATGCGCGCAATTCTCAACGGCTTCACCCGGATCCGTTTCGTTGACCGCGAAACCGGCGAACTCGACTTTGATCAAAAGGAAGGCACCGGGAAGGCGCCGCCCAACCTGATGCCCTGGTTTGACTATCCGCTGCGAAAGACGGCGGGCACGCCCGTCTGCTTCGGACACTGGTCAACGCTCGGCCTCATCAACCGTCCGGATCTGATGGCAATCGACACGGGATGCCTCTGGGGCGGCGAGCTTACGGCGCTGAGAATCCGCGACCGCAGGATCTTTACGGAAAAGTGCCCCTGCTGGGCGGACCCGAAGGCGTATTCCTGA
- the rfaD gene encoding ADP-glyceromanno-heptose 6-epimerase has product MSILVTGAAGFIGCNNVIALNKRGVTDIIAVDNLEKSEKFVNLTKCAISDYFDKRDFIARVRAGTAPKPEAIFHQGACSDTMELDGKYMMENNYRYTLELYRWAQELRIPFIYASSAATYGAHTEFIEDVRYEGPLNVYGYSKYLFDQVLRRELGYLRAPVIGLKYFNVYGPHEQHKGRMASVAFHQYFQYRRDHKVKLFEGCLGYANGAQERDFVYVEDVCKVLMHFLDRPVSGVFNCGTGRAQPFNAVSLSVVNTIRESEGLPAYTLEEAVGAGEIEYIPFPEALKGKYQAYTQANLEKLRAAGCDVEFRSVEEGTSDYMKVLLKEYPTVA; this is encoded by the coding sequence ATGAGCATTCTCGTTACGGGCGCAGCCGGCTTCATCGGCTGCAACAATGTGATCGCGCTCAATAAGCGCGGCGTTACCGACATCATCGCCGTCGACAATCTTGAGAAGAGCGAGAAGTTCGTCAATCTCACGAAATGCGCGATTTCGGACTACTTCGACAAGCGCGACTTCATCGCGCGCGTTCGCGCCGGCACGGCTCCGAAGCCCGAAGCCATCTTCCATCAGGGCGCCTGCTCGGACACGATGGAGCTCGACGGCAAGTACATGATGGAGAACAACTACCGCTACACCCTGGAGCTCTACCGCTGGGCTCAGGAGCTGCGGATCCCCTTCATCTATGCCTCTTCGGCCGCCACCTACGGCGCGCACACCGAATTCATCGAGGACGTCCGTTATGAAGGCCCCCTCAATGTCTACGGCTACTCCAAGTACCTCTTCGACCAGGTGCTGCGCCGCGAGCTCGGATACCTCCGCGCGCCCGTGATCGGCCTCAAGTACTTCAATGTCTACGGCCCCCATGAGCAGCACAAGGGCCGCATGGCGTCCGTTGCCTTCCATCAGTACTTCCAGTACCGGCGCGACCATAAGGTGAAGCTTTTCGAAGGCTGCCTCGGCTACGCCAACGGCGCGCAGGAGCGCGACTTCGTCTACGTTGAGGACGTCTGCAAGGTCCTCATGCATTTCCTCGATCGTCCGGTTTCGGGCGTCTTCAATTGCGGCACCGGCCGCGCTCAGCCCTTCAACGCCGTTTCGCTCTCCGTCGTCAATACCATTCGCGAGAGCGAGGGGCTTCCCGCCTATACGCTGGAAGAAGCCGTGGGCGCAGGCGAAATTGAGTACATTCCGTTCCCGGAAGCGCTCAAGGGGAAATATCAGGCCTATACGCAGGCGAACCTTGAGAAGCTTCGCGCTGCGGGCTGCGACGTGGAGTTCCGCTCCGTCGAGGAAGGCACGTCCGACTACATGAAGGTGCTCCTCAAAGAGTATCCGACCGTTGCCTGA
- the gmhB gene encoding D-glycero-beta-D-manno-heptose 1,7-bisphosphate 7-phosphatase, which translates to MTRVAFLDRDGVINIDHAYVHDREHFEWIPGVLEAARILYDAGFLLVVVTNQSGIGRGYYSTEDFQKLTDWMKGEFARAGAPITDVRFCPHHPEKALPPWRIDCSCRKPKPGMILAAAEALQIDLSRSIMFGDKPGDCTAGRLAGLPERVLLGTDGKSLPEPSADATHAARDLLSAVRSDWMAAFMEKAQ; encoded by the coding sequence ATGACGCGCGTAGCTTTTCTCGACCGCGACGGCGTGATCAACATCGATCACGCCTACGTCCACGACCGGGAGCATTTCGAGTGGATTCCGGGGGTCCTTGAGGCTGCCCGGATCCTCTACGATGCGGGCTTTCTCCTTGTTGTCGTTACGAACCAATCCGGCATCGGACGGGGCTACTACAGCACTGAGGACTTTCAGAAGCTCACGGACTGGATGAAGGGCGAATTCGCCCGCGCGGGCGCTCCCATCACCGACGTTCGCTTCTGCCCGCATCATCCGGAAAAGGCCCTTCCGCCCTGGCGCATCGACTGCAGCTGCAGAAAGCCCAAACCGGGCATGATCCTTGCCGCTGCCGAAGCGCTGCAGATCGACCTCAGCCGCTCCATCATGTTTGGAGACAAGCCGGGCGACTGCACTGCCGGGAGACTTGCCGGCCTCCCCGAACGCGTACTTCTCGGCACTGACGGGAAATCTCTGCCGGAACCCTCGGCCGATGCCACGCATGCGGCCCGGGACCTCCTCTCTGCCGTCCGCTCCGACTGGATGGCTGCCTTCATGGAAAAAGCACAATGA
- the rfaE1 gene encoding D-glycero-beta-D-manno-heptose-7-phosphate kinase, with protein MDKAQLKKARVLVAGDAMLDRYWFGDAERISPEAPVPVVRVTRTEERLGGAANVARNIASVGASSTLLSVLGSDEAGRTIEKLLIEEGITPRIEFDPALNTTVKLRVVARQQQLVRCDFEAFPAEEVLKRHLGLFNELLSETNALVLSDYGKGGLSHIADMIESARAKNLPILVDPKGDDYSRYRGATVITPNRAELRQVVGSWSSEAALIERAQNLRRELNLSYLLLTRSEEGMTLFGPEGEFNVPAQAREVFDVSGAGDTVIAILAAMLATGMPIEDAVRIANRAGGIVVGKLGTAAVSYEELFA; from the coding sequence ATGGATAAAGCTCAGCTCAAAAAAGCCCGCGTTCTGGTTGCGGGCGACGCCATGCTCGACCGCTACTGGTTCGGAGACGCCGAACGCATCTCCCCGGAAGCTCCTGTTCCCGTCGTGCGCGTGACGCGCACTGAGGAACGTCTCGGGGGCGCAGCCAACGTTGCGCGCAATATTGCCTCCGTGGGCGCCTCCTCCACGCTCCTTTCCGTTCTCGGAAGCGACGAAGCTGGCCGCACGATCGAAAAGCTCCTCATTGAGGAAGGAATTACGCCCCGGATTGAATTCGATCCGGCGCTTAATACTACAGTCAAGCTTCGCGTGGTCGCCCGTCAGCAGCAGCTCGTGCGCTGCGACTTCGAAGCCTTCCCGGCTGAAGAAGTTCTGAAGCGCCACCTGGGCCTTTTCAACGAACTTCTCTCGGAAACCAATGCGCTCGTCCTCTCCGATTACGGCAAGGGCGGCCTTTCGCACATCGCCGACATGATTGAAAGCGCCCGTGCGAAGAACCTTCCGATTCTCGTCGACCCCAAGGGCGACGACTACAGCCGCTACCGCGGAGCCACCGTCATTACGCCGAACCGCGCGGAGCTGCGCCAGGTCGTCGGGAGCTGGTCGTCGGAAGCGGCGCTCATCGAGCGCGCGCAGAACCTGCGCCGCGAGCTCAACCTCTCCTACCTTCTTCTCACGCGCTCTGAAGAAGGCATGACGCTTTTCGGGCCTGAGGGCGAATTCAACGTGCCCGCTCAGGCGCGCGAAGTCTTCGACGTTTCAGGCGCGGGCGACACTGTGATCGCCATTCTTGCCGCAATGCTCGCAACCGGCATGCCGATTGAGGATGCGGTACGGATTGCCAACCGCGCCGGCGGCATCGTTGTCGGGAAACTCGGCACCGCTGCAGTATCCTATGAGGAGCTCTTCGCGTGA
- a CDS encoding lysophospholipid acyltransferase family protein — MRYVVGSVRLVGLFFLTIFIFFVAIGILPVLQVRSRAKVIKTLAPVIPWVLGMKVLVKGQIPNAAAARGLREDGPGYLVSANHISFMDIFLMDSILPVRFIAKKEIGSWPVFGPITTHVGTIYIDRSRKRAVLEVAEAMAAALKEGTNVLFFPEGTTGPGDRLLPFYANLFAAAEPAGAELLPVTIRYTLDGKTSLIPAYANLPLWTVLKQIVLTPGLVAEVTILNPISTAGRDRRELALEASRVMSGALGWPDATAEKEKAREEKLRQAGVHHADAVRA, encoded by the coding sequence TTTTTCCTGACGATCTTCATTTTCTTTGTGGCTATCGGCATCCTTCCGGTGCTTCAGGTCCGCTCGCGGGCAAAGGTTATTAAAACCCTTGCCCCCGTCATTCCCTGGGTGCTCGGGATGAAGGTCCTCGTCAAGGGGCAAATTCCGAATGCAGCGGCTGCCCGCGGACTGCGCGAGGACGGTCCCGGGTATCTTGTGAGCGCGAACCACATTTCCTTCATGGACATCTTCCTCATGGATTCCATCCTGCCGGTGCGGTTCATCGCCAAGAAGGAAATCGGAAGCTGGCCTGTGTTCGGGCCGATCACAACCCATGTCGGCACGATTTATATCGACCGCTCGAGAAAGCGCGCCGTGCTTGAAGTTGCGGAAGCCATGGCGGCTGCACTGAAGGAAGGCACCAACGTGCTCTTCTTCCCGGAAGGCACGACAGGACCGGGCGACAGGCTTCTTCCCTTTTATGCCAATCTTTTTGCGGCGGCGGAGCCTGCCGGTGCGGAGCTCCTCCCGGTAACGATCCGCTATACGCTCGACGGGAAGACGTCGCTCATTCCCGCATATGCGAATCTACCCCTCTGGACGGTGCTGAAGCAGATTGTCCTTACGCCGGGGCTCGTCGCTGAAGTCACCATCCTCAACCCGATTTCGACCGCGGGGCGCGACCGCCGCGAACTCGCGCTCGAAGCTTCCCGCGTCATGTCGGGCGCGCTCGGGTGGCCCGATGCCACAGCTGAAAAGGAAAAGGCGCGCGAAGAGAAGCTTCGCCAGGCGGGCGTGCATCACGCTGATGCCGTCCGGGCATAA
- the galU gene encoding UTP--glucose-1-phosphate uridylyltransferase GalU, producing the protein MKPVRKVVFPVNGLGTRFLPATKAMPKEMLPVVDKPLIQYALEEAAAAGVTEMIFVTGRHKRAIEDHFDRYPELERELEMKGKEELLEIVRGIVPPGVRCIYIRQPVPLGLGHAVLCAQPVVEDSPFAVILADDLIDGKVSTTLQLIRAREEQGGGSVVAVQDVAPEETKKYGIVSVDDQTQNTSRLRGIVEKPDPSVAPSRLAVIGRYVFEPEIFDHLAKIAPGVGGEIQLTDGIASMLNESPAFAHRFEGTRFDCGSKQGFLDATIHFARKRGFRIG; encoded by the coding sequence ATGAAGCCCGTCCGTAAAGTAGTCTTCCCCGTTAATGGTCTCGGCACCCGCTTCCTTCCGGCCACCAAGGCGATGCCGAAGGAAATGCTCCCGGTCGTCGACAAGCCCCTCATTCAGTATGCGCTTGAAGAAGCTGCCGCCGCCGGCGTGACGGAAATGATCTTTGTCACCGGCCGCCACAAGCGTGCCATTGAAGATCATTTCGACCGCTATCCGGAACTTGAGCGCGAGCTTGAGATGAAGGGCAAGGAAGAGCTCCTCGAAATCGTCCGCGGCATTGTTCCTCCGGGCGTGCGCTGCATCTACATTCGTCAGCCGGTTCCGCTCGGACTCGGCCATGCCGTGCTTTGCGCGCAGCCCGTGGTGGAGGATTCTCCCTTCGCCGTGATCCTTGCGGACGATCTGATCGACGGCAAGGTTTCGACGACGCTGCAGCTGATCCGCGCCCGCGAGGAGCAGGGCGGCGGCTCGGTCGTCGCTGTTCAGGACGTGGCGCCTGAAGAAACGAAGAAGTACGGCATTGTGAGCGTTGACGACCAGACGCAGAACACGTCGCGTCTGCGCGGCATCGTCGAAAAGCCTGATCCGAGCGTTGCGCCTTCGCGCCTCGCCGTGATCGGCCGCTATGTGTTTGAACCCGAAATCTTCGATCATCTCGCGAAGATTGCTCCGGGCGTGGGCGGTGAAATCCAGCTCACCGACGGCATTGCCTCGATGCTCAACGAGTCGCCTGCTTTTGCGCACCGCTTTGAAGGCACGCGCTTTGACTGCGGCAGCAAGCAGGGGTTCCTTGACGCCACGATTCACTTCGCCCGCAAGCGCGGCTTCCGCATCGGCTGA
- the rfaE2 gene encoding D-glycero-beta-D-manno-heptose 1-phosphate adenylyltransferase yields MSLRCPPPSFEQKICTMEELPLRAAKLPKPLVFTNGVFDILHRGHVTYLAQARALGASLVLAINSDASVKMLGKGDDRPINTEADRAAVVAALESVDLVVIFPEKVPLKPLELARPDIYVKGGDYEPEELPEAKLAATWGGKCITITFEHQRSTTALLKKVRAQ; encoded by the coding sequence ATGAGCCTGCGCTGCCCGCCGCCTTCATTTGAGCAAAAGATCTGCACGATGGAGGAGCTTCCCCTTCGTGCGGCGAAGCTTCCCAAACCCCTGGTCTTCACAAACGGCGTCTTCGACATCCTTCACCGCGGACACGTCACCTATCTCGCGCAGGCGAGAGCTCTGGGCGCAAGCCTTGTTCTCGCCATCAACAGCGACGCCTCCGTCAAAATGCTCGGCAAGGGCGACGACCGTCCGATCAATACGGAAGCCGATCGCGCAGCGGTTGTCGCGGCGCTCGAATCCGTCGACCTTGTCGTGATTTTCCCGGAAAAAGTGCCGCTGAAGCCCCTTGAGCTTGCACGTCCTGACATCTACGTCAAAGGCGGCGACTACGAGCCCGAGGAGCTCCCCGAAGCCAAGCTTGCCGCCACCTGGGGCGGAAAGTGCATCACGATTACGTTTGAGCACCAGCGCTCGACGACGGCGCTCCTCAAAAAAGTGAGAGCCCAGTAA